In Streptococcus gallolyticus subsp. gallolyticus DSM 16831, the sequence GACCATGTTGAAGTGCTCAATCGTCACCTTGGCAAAGATGTGATTGACACCGTTTTGGTTAATATCCAAGAAGTACCGCAAGATTACATGAATTCTAACGAATTTGATGAGTATTTGGTTCAAGTAGAACATGATTTTGCAGGACTTCGCAAGCAGGTGAAACGTGTGATTTCATCAGATTTCTTGCGTTTGGAAAATGGCGGAGCTTTTCACAATGGCGATTTTGTCGTTGAAGAATTAATGAATTTAGTGAGGATGAGGAAGCGATGAGTTTTACAGTAAAAGTGAAAGAAGAACTGCTCAATTTGTCGCGGTTTGATGAGAGCGAATTATCAGCAATCATTAAAATGTCTGGTAGCCTCGGCTTGACAGGAGACGGACTTACCTTGTCTATCACAACGGAAAATGCTAAAATCGCTCGTCATATTTATGAATTGATTGAAAATCTTTACCATGTTCAGCCAGAAATTAAATATCACCAAAAGACAAATCTGCGTAAAAACCGTGTTTACAATGTTTTTGTGGCAGCAAACGTCAGAGAAATCTTGAATGACTTGCAGTTGGCGGATTCTTTCTTTGGCATTGAAATGGGAATTAACCCAACTATTTTAGAAGATGATGATAAGGGACGCGCTTATTTGCGCGGCGCTTTTTTGGCGACTGGAACCATTCGTGACCCAGAATCTGGAAAATATCAGCTGGAAATTTTCTCGGTTTATCAAGATCACGCCGAAGATTTGGCGAATTTGATGCGAAAATTTATCCTTGATGCCAAGGTCATCGAACATAAAAATGGTGCGGTAACCTATTTGCAAAAAGCAGAAGACATCATGGATTTTCTTTTGGTTATTGGTGCTATGGAATGTAAAGATATTTTTGAAGAAATTAAGATTATGCGTGAGACGCGCAACGACGTCAATCGTGCTAATAATGCGGAGACGGCAAACATTGCCAAAACTGTGACAGCTAGCATGAAAACAATCAATAATATCATTAAAATCATGGATACGGTTGGACTTGAAACCTTGCCAATTGAACTTCAACAAGTGGCTAAAATCCGTGTTGAAAATCCAGATTATTCCATTCAACAAATTGCCGACCATTTGGAAGGCACATTGACCAAGAGTGGTGTTAACCACAGATTACGTAAAATCAATAAAATTGCAGATGAATTATAGAAAGTAAAAGGAGAAGCATATTATGGCATGTACAACAATATTAGTAGGTAAAAAAGCATCTTATGATGGTTCAACCATTATTGCACGTACGGAAGATTCACAAAGCGGCGATTTTACGCCAAAACAATTTATCGTGGTGAAACCAGAAGACCAACCACGTCATTACAAATCAGTCTTGTCTTCATTTGAAATGGATTTACCAGATAATCCAATGCGCTACACGTCAGTGCCAGATGCCTTGCGTAAAGACGGTATCTGGGGCGAAGCTGGTATCAACGAAGCCAATGTTGCCATGAGCGAAACTGAAACCATTACGACCAATGCGCGTGTTCTAGGAGCTGACCCTTTGGTTGAATCTGGTATTGGTGAGGAAGATATGTTGACATTGGTACTTCCTTACGTTCGTACAGCACGTGAAGGGGTAGAACGTCTCGGTGCTATCCTTGAACAATATGGAACTTACGAATCAAACGGTGTTGCCTTTTCTGATGTTAATGAAATTTGGTGGTTGGAAACCATTGGTGGTCACCATTGGATTGCTCGCCGTGTCCCAGATGATTGTTACGTCACAAATCCTAATCAGCTCGGTATTGATCACTTTGAGTTCAACAACCCAGATGAGTATATGTATTCAAAAGATTTGCGTGATTTCATCGCAAGCAATAACTTGGATTTGACTTACTCAAATGAACACTTTAACCCACGCTATGCTTTTGGTAGCCAACGTGATAAAGACCGTCATTACAATACACCACGTGCTTGGGCAATGCAACGTTTCTTAAACCCAGAAATCGAACAAGACCCACGTAGTTTCTTTATTCCATGGGCACAAAAACCTTACCGCAAAATTACGATCGAAGATGTCAAATACGTTTTGAGCAATCATTACCAAGACACAGAATTTGACCCGTACGGACCAGAAGGAAATGCGGTCACACAACGTGCCTTCCGCACAATTGGTATCAACCGCACTAGTCAAACAGCCATTCTTCAATTGCGCCCAGACCAACCGCACGATACCACAGGAATTCAATGGTTGGCATACGGTTCAATGCCATTTGGAACAATGGTGCCATTCTTTACTCAAATTTCAACGACACCAGCCTATTTTGCCAATACTGGCGAAAATGTCTCGACAGACTCATTCTATTGGGCAAATCGTCTTATTGCAGCAATTGCTGACCCACATTTCCACCAACACGAAGGTGATATTGAAGATTATATCGAAAAAATAATGGCAGCAGGACATGCACGAATCAAACGTGTCGATGCCGCTTTAGCAAACGGAGAAAACATTGACTTTGATGCCGAAAACCAAGCCATGAGTGACTTTGTCCAAGAAGAAACTCAAAAACTGTTAAACAAAATCCTCTTTGACGCAAGTAATCTCATGAAAAACCGCTTCTCAGTCAGTGATTAATAGCATTATCCCCTCTTGAACTTTAAGCAAGAGGGGATTTTTTATTTAAAATTTTTAAAAGTATAGACTTAATAAAGATAGCGTGATAGAATGTGAATGATTAAAAAAACTGAAAATTATCACTTTTTCAATAAAAAAGTAGCGTAAGTTTCAATAAAGGAGATTGACAATGAAACATTTGGGAAAATTATTTAAAAAATACCGTGTATCACGAGGATTAACGTTGCGAGATATTGCTGAAGCAGGGATTTCAACATCACAATTATCACGTTTTGAGCAAGGAAAGACAGATTTAACGATAACAAGGCTTGCTTTAGTTTTAGAGGAAATGAATGTGCCAATTGCTGAGTTTATGCACGTTGCGGGAGATTCTCAGCGTAATCATTTAGAGAGATTGTTAGAAAGAATTCATTACTATCATTCAGTGCAAGATATCGCTGGTTTAGAATATTTGTTAGCAGCAGAGCGAACTGACAATACAGCAAATGAGCTATTTCAACACTTGAACACGATTTTAATCAGGATTTATCTTCATGATTTGTCAAAAGAAGATGATGACTTAGCAGACGAACTTGCTTACTTGAGTGAGTATCTGTTCAGTGTAGAAAATTGGGGTTGCTACGAATTATTGCTTTTCAAAAATGCCTTCGTTGCCTTTAATCATAGAACTTTTATACGCTTGTCAGAAGAATTAAACCAACGAACAGCAGTTTATCAGGACCTACCAGCAAATCGCCAATTGAGATTAGATATCTTGTTAAATGGCTACTTGATGTGTATTGAACGGGATGAATTATCTGATGCGCTTTATTTTGAAAAACAATTAACAGCGGCTTCATTGACTGAAACAGAACTCTATGAAAGACTGGTCTTTCACTATGGCAAATATTTTTATCAGTTTAAAAAATCGCAGAGCGAACAAGCCATTCTTGAAATGCAAAATGCCATTAAAGTGTTGACATTAGCATCTAGCGACCAACTTGCCCAAAAATACCAAAAGCATCTTGAGAGATTAATAGGGAAAGGTAAGGAGTAAAGCATGCCAGTAAATCGGTATCGAGCTTTGCTATTGATGAATGTTTTTAGTGCGAGTTTGCCTTATTATTTCGTTAGTCTTTTGCTTTTAAGGCAACTTGGATTTTCTTATACGGTTATTGGGACATTATCCGTAGTAACAGAACTGTTTGGAACAGTTTTTGATTTACCGCTAAGTATTTGTGCTCAAAAATTTGGTTATCAGCGATTACTAATATTATCGCACCTCTTTTTATTAGTTGGTTTAGGGGCGTTAATGAATGGAAAACTAGTCTTTGCTTTTCTAGCAGCCGTATTCATGGGCTTATCTGAATCATTATCTTCAGGAACATTAGTTTCCTTTAATTTTGATGTCTTAGCTAATGAAAAAGAGTATGCTAAATTCCTTAAAAATTCAAATACGATAAAGTATGTTTTTATTGCTTTGGTAACGATTATTTCGCCATTTTTACTAAAACAAAGTGTCCTATATCCATTAATATTATCCATTAGCTTTGTGATGATTAGCTTGATTTGTCTGTTGAAGCTGCCAAATAAAATCGTAAAATCAGATTCAAAGGAAGCTTCAGCATTATTGTCAGGAATTCGTTTAGCACCATGGCAGTTAATGATATTAGGGGTTAGTTTTACAACTCTTATTATGGTAAATAATTCTTATGCTAGCCTTTTATTGACAGACAAGGGAATTTCTTTAGATGTTTTAGGCATTATCTTGTTTTTGTTTAATTTAGGAATGGCATTAGGAAGCTATTTAAAAATTGAGTGGAAATATACTTTGGTTATCCCAATATTAGTCGTATTAATTTCCATGCAAACAGAAGTTCATCTGATAATCTTACTATTTTTATTGATTAGAATTTTAAATGCTAACTATAATAACCAATTGATGTTAAAAA encodes:
- the whiA gene encoding DNA-binding protein WhiA, coding for MSFTVKVKEELLNLSRFDESELSAIIKMSGSLGLTGDGLTLSITTENAKIARHIYELIENLYHVQPEIKYHQKTNLRKNRVYNVFVAANVREILNDLQLADSFFGIEMGINPTILEDDDKGRAYLRGAFLATGTIRDPESGKYQLEIFSVYQDHAEDLANLMRKFILDAKVIEHKNGAVTYLQKAEDIMDFLLVIGAMECKDIFEEIKIMRETRNDVNRANNAETANIAKTVTASMKTINNIIKIMDTVGLETLPIELQQVAKIRVENPDYSIQQIADHLEGTLTKSGVNHRLRKINKIADEL
- a CDS encoding C69 family dipeptidase, coding for MACTTILVGKKASYDGSTIIARTEDSQSGDFTPKQFIVVKPEDQPRHYKSVLSSFEMDLPDNPMRYTSVPDALRKDGIWGEAGINEANVAMSETETITTNARVLGADPLVESGIGEEDMLTLVLPYVRTAREGVERLGAILEQYGTYESNGVAFSDVNEIWWLETIGGHHWIARRVPDDCYVTNPNQLGIDHFEFNNPDEYMYSKDLRDFIASNNLDLTYSNEHFNPRYAFGSQRDKDRHYNTPRAWAMQRFLNPEIEQDPRSFFIPWAQKPYRKITIEDVKYVLSNHYQDTEFDPYGPEGNAVTQRAFRTIGINRTSQTAILQLRPDQPHDTTGIQWLAYGSMPFGTMVPFFTQISTTPAYFANTGENVSTDSFYWANRLIAAIADPHFHQHEGDIEDYIEKIMAAGHARIKRVDAALANGENIDFDAENQAMSDFVQEETQKLLNKILFDASNLMKNRFSVSD
- a CDS encoding helix-turn-helix domain-containing protein — encoded protein: MKHLGKLFKKYRVSRGLTLRDIAEAGISTSQLSRFEQGKTDLTITRLALVLEEMNVPIAEFMHVAGDSQRNHLERLLERIHYYHSVQDIAGLEYLLAAERTDNTANELFQHLNTILIRIYLHDLSKEDDDLADELAYLSEYLFSVENWGCYELLLFKNAFVAFNHRTFIRLSEELNQRTAVYQDLPANRQLRLDILLNGYLMCIERDELSDALYFEKQLTAASLTETELYERLVFHYGKYFYQFKKSQSEQAILEMQNAIKVLTLASSDQLAQKYQKHLERLIGKGKE
- a CDS encoding transporter; the encoded protein is MPVNRYRALLLMNVFSASLPYYFVSLLLLRQLGFSYTVIGTLSVVTELFGTVFDLPLSICAQKFGYQRLLILSHLFLLVGLGALMNGKLVFAFLAAVFMGLSESLSSGTLVSFNFDVLANEKEYAKFLKNSNTIKYVFIALVTIISPFLLKQSVLYPLILSISFVMISLICLLKLPNKIVKSDSKEASALLSGIRLAPWQLMILGVSFTTLIMVNNSYASLLLTDKGISLDVLGIILFLFNLGMALGSYLKIEWKYTLVIPILVVLISMQTEVHLIILLFLLIRILNANYNNQLMLKMNQTIKENRAVAWSLYNFAISISFMLADFLAGLIADRFGLLMVYRVFGLSATFYLIYYCWKKCK